The following proteins come from a genomic window of Macrobrachium rosenbergii isolate ZJJX-2024 chromosome 39, ASM4041242v1, whole genome shotgun sequence:
- the LOC136825725 gene encoding transient receptor potential channel pyrexia-like isoform X2 yields the protein MQDGGGNAPGGDGEDHYKQEMLTAVQTGDEEKLKEAIKHLPAKCVNSVYPHPVYATALHVAVQNNNNELVAILVSAHADPDARDKRGKKYCPIHYAAHNGNAEVLKALIKANADVNVKEGEFGRSALHILANRWKTKEDSFKEALDALLSCKKIKVDISDSSGASPLFMAATKGWEYMVKALILKGANTESTIGNKTTENVIRTKLPGLLETIDFSQVEKPQRDLGEELYDALKHEDLGLFKNILNEINSASEISKASILEEDHGEYNLLGYACENGLSDFVAELLKNGANPSQRDETNKSSPILYATRNGFHKIVKMLIEAMEGCGDLEKGVLRKADLLKETPLHKVVKKEFSLKKDDVDVNYYQCLQLLLEKKRYLDIDALDEFHNTPLHYAVLCEDQSFVRALLLNGSHLGIRNKFGTLAITRIQASVLEEVLNDCIKYKNNVADRDFEIILSYSLLAPPEASQQPETECLRFLSGSRKHRRLLLHPIIDTFLFLKWQRIRQYYFFNIVAYTLFLILLTAYILIYHGTYAEPAENSVVTLADNSSLNATATAEGNMGNFLGKFILQALIALLALYIAVREGIQFFVSWRLYITRFENWLEISIVTLTVFLLFVPMNVGVQQSLSAWLVLFSWIEFILILGRHPYLAVYITMFTTVTYNFLKFIVMFSFMVIAFSISFFLVFQMNENFETYHQALLKTIAMTTGEMEYTELPLSTFPVSSRLLFAVFVFLIVLVLMNLLNGLAVSDIQQIQQEAEIVSYSSRVELISYIESVFLASPFQRILPGPIACCDNGKEDCYFASCLDSPNPAMKLLNWMGRRTLMFHSCLRDHRIFVYPNRGRERWHVCYCHKFHIKEAQIEAAKDVVLEKENSATNRRLSGLENRLDEVMAAITTLTDKVNKHVLCPSPQ from the exons GTGACGAAGAGAAGCTCAAGGAAGCGATCAAACATCTGCCTGCCAAGTGCGTGAATTCCGTCTACCCGCACCCTGTCTATGCCACGGCCCTCCACGTCGctgtgcagaacaacaacaacgagcTGGTTGCCATACTTGTCAGTGCCCATGCTGATCCTGATGCTAGG GATAAGCGAGGCAAGAAGTACTGTCCTATCCATTATGCAGCCCACAACGGTAATGCAGAAGTTCTTAAAGCTTTAATTAAGGCTAATGCTGATGTTAATGTCAAAGAAGGGGAGTTTGGAAGGAGCGCTCTTCACATCCTTGCTAATCGCTGGAAGACCAAAGAAGATTCTTTCAAGGAGGCCTTGGATGCTTTGTTGAGTTGCAAGAAAATAAAGGTTGATATTTCAGACAGTAGTGGAGCCTCCCCACTCTTTATGGCTGCCACTAAAGGGTGGGAATATATGGTTAAAGCTTTAATCCTAAAAGGAGCCAATACAGAGAGCACTATTGgaaataaaactacagaaaatGTAATTAGAACCAAATTACCTGGTTTATTAGAAACTATTGACTTCTCTCAGGTTGAGAAACCTCAGCGTGACCTTGGGGAGGAGTTGTATGATGCCTTAAAGCATGAGGATTTGGGGCTGTTCAAGAACATTCTTAATGAAATTAACAGTGCAAGCGAGATATCAAAAGCATCTATTTTGGAGGAAGACCATGGTGAGTACAATCTTCTCGGATATGCTTGTGAAAATGGATTATCAGACTTTGTAGCTGAACTTTTAAAGAATGGAGCAAATCCATCTCAGAGAGATGAAACTAACAAATCATCCCCAATACTGTATGCCACAAGAAATGGATTCCACAAAATTGTAAAGATGCTCATTGAAGCCATGGAAGGCTGTGGCGATTTGGAGAAAGGAGTTCTTAGGAAGGCAGACCTTCTAAAGGAAACGCCCTTGCATAAAGTTGTTAAAAAGGAATTTTCACTCAAAAAGGATGATGTTGATGTTAACTACTACCAGTGCTTACAGTTGTTACTGGAAAAGAAACGATACCTGGACATTGATGCTTTGGACGAATTTCATAACACTCCCCTTCACTATGCAGTCCTGTGCGAAGACCAAAGTTTTGTGCGTGCTCTTCTTTTGAATGGCTCCCACTTGGGTATTAGGAATAAGTTTGGAACACTcgctattactagaatacaagcATCTGTTCTTGAGGAGGTTCTGAATGATTgtattaaatacaagaataaTGTAGCTGACCGTGATTTTGAAATCATTCTGAGCTACAGCCTGTTAGCTCCACCTGAAGCTTCTCAACAACCAGAAACAGAATGTTTGAGATTCTTGAGTGGGTCAAGAAAACACAGGCGGCTTCTCCTGCATCCAATTATTGAcactttccttttccttaaaTGGCAGAGAATAAGGCAATATTATTTCTTCAACATCGTAGCCTACACACTCTTTCTCATACTTCTTACAGCTTATATCCTTATTTATCATGGTACTTACGCTGAACCTGCAGAAAATTCTGTTGTTACCTTAGCAGACAATTCATCCCTAAATGCTACTGCTACAGCAGAAGGAAATATGGGTAACTTCCTAGGGAAATTTATTCTTCAGGCATTGATTGCTCTTCTAGCTCTTTACATAGCAGTAAGAGAGGGCATTCAGTTTTTTGTATCATGGAGGCTCTATATAACACGTTTCGAAAACTGGTTGGAAATCTCGATCGTTACGCTCACTGTGTTCCTTCTCTTCGTACCAATGAACGTTGGAGTACAGCAGTCTCTTTCCGCCTGGCTAGTACTCTTCTCTTGGATTGAATTCATACTCATTCTTGGACGTCATCCCTACCTAGCTGTGTACATAACAATGTTTACTACAGTTACATACAACTTCTTAAAGTTCAttgttatgttttcttttatggtAATTGCTTTCAGTATCAGCTTTTTCCTagtctttcaaatgaatgaaaactttGAAACTTACCATCAAGCTCTTCTGAAAACAATTGCTATGACCACAGGAGAAATGGAGTACACTGAACTTCCCCTCTCTACATTCCCTGTATCATCTCGCCTCCTGTTTGCTGTTTTTGTATTCCTTATCGTCCTTGTCTTGATGAATCTGCTCAATGGTCTGGCTGTCAGTGACATCCAGCAGATTCAACAGGAAGCAGAGATTGTTAGTTACAGTAGCAGGGTAGAGCTAATTTCTTACATAGAATCTGTTTTTCTTGCAAGTCCATTCCAAAGAATACTTCCTGGCCCGATTGCATGTTGTGACAATGGTAAAGAAGACTGTTATTTTGCATCATGCCTGGATTCTCCTAACCCAGCTATGAAGCTTCTGAACTGGATGGGTAGGAGAACACTCATGTTTCACTCATGTCTTAGAGATCAcagaatttttgtttatcctaaCCGTGGCAGGGAACGCTGGCATGTTTGTTATTGCCACAAATTCCACATTAAGGAGGCACAGATAGAAGCCGCTAAAGATGTTGTCTTAGAAAAAGAGAACTCTGCAACCAACAGACGTCTGTCTGGCCTTGAAAATCGCCTTGATGAAGTTATGGCTGCCATAACCACCCTGACAGATAAGGTCAATAAGCATGTCCTTTGTCCCTCCCCACAGTGA
- the LOC136825725 gene encoding transient receptor potential channel pyrexia-like isoform X1 has protein sequence MSGYLALKLMENGGNGMQDGGGNAPGGDGEDHYKQEMLTAVQTGDEEKLKEAIKHLPAKCVNSVYPHPVYATALHVAVQNNNNELVAILVSAHADPDARDKRGKKYCPIHYAAHNGNAEVLKALIKANADVNVKEGEFGRSALHILANRWKTKEDSFKEALDALLSCKKIKVDISDSSGASPLFMAATKGWEYMVKALILKGANTESTIGNKTTENVIRTKLPGLLETIDFSQVEKPQRDLGEELYDALKHEDLGLFKNILNEINSASEISKASILEEDHGEYNLLGYACENGLSDFVAELLKNGANPSQRDETNKSSPILYATRNGFHKIVKMLIEAMEGCGDLEKGVLRKADLLKETPLHKVVKKEFSLKKDDVDVNYYQCLQLLLEKKRYLDIDALDEFHNTPLHYAVLCEDQSFVRALLLNGSHLGIRNKFGTLAITRIQASVLEEVLNDCIKYKNNVADRDFEIILSYSLLAPPEASQQPETECLRFLSGSRKHRRLLLHPIIDTFLFLKWQRIRQYYFFNIVAYTLFLILLTAYILIYHGTYAEPAENSVVTLADNSSLNATATAEGNMGNFLGKFILQALIALLALYIAVREGIQFFVSWRLYITRFENWLEISIVTLTVFLLFVPMNVGVQQSLSAWLVLFSWIEFILILGRHPYLAVYITMFTTVTYNFLKFIVMFSFMVIAFSISFFLVFQMNENFETYHQALLKTIAMTTGEMEYTELPLSTFPVSSRLLFAVFVFLIVLVLMNLLNGLAVSDIQQIQQEAEIVSYSSRVELISYIESVFLASPFQRILPGPIACCDNGKEDCYFASCLDSPNPAMKLLNWMGRRTLMFHSCLRDHRIFVYPNRGRERWHVCYCHKFHIKEAQIEAAKDVVLEKENSATNRRLSGLENRLDEVMAAITTLTDKVNKHVLCPSPQ, from the exons GTGACGAAGAGAAGCTCAAGGAAGCGATCAAACATCTGCCTGCCAAGTGCGTGAATTCCGTCTACCCGCACCCTGTCTATGCCACGGCCCTCCACGTCGctgtgcagaacaacaacaacgagcTGGTTGCCATACTTGTCAGTGCCCATGCTGATCCTGATGCTAGG GATAAGCGAGGCAAGAAGTACTGTCCTATCCATTATGCAGCCCACAACGGTAATGCAGAAGTTCTTAAAGCTTTAATTAAGGCTAATGCTGATGTTAATGTCAAAGAAGGGGAGTTTGGAAGGAGCGCTCTTCACATCCTTGCTAATCGCTGGAAGACCAAAGAAGATTCTTTCAAGGAGGCCTTGGATGCTTTGTTGAGTTGCAAGAAAATAAAGGTTGATATTTCAGACAGTAGTGGAGCCTCCCCACTCTTTATGGCTGCCACTAAAGGGTGGGAATATATGGTTAAAGCTTTAATCCTAAAAGGAGCCAATACAGAGAGCACTATTGgaaataaaactacagaaaatGTAATTAGAACCAAATTACCTGGTTTATTAGAAACTATTGACTTCTCTCAGGTTGAGAAACCTCAGCGTGACCTTGGGGAGGAGTTGTATGATGCCTTAAAGCATGAGGATTTGGGGCTGTTCAAGAACATTCTTAATGAAATTAACAGTGCAAGCGAGATATCAAAAGCATCTATTTTGGAGGAAGACCATGGTGAGTACAATCTTCTCGGATATGCTTGTGAAAATGGATTATCAGACTTTGTAGCTGAACTTTTAAAGAATGGAGCAAATCCATCTCAGAGAGATGAAACTAACAAATCATCCCCAATACTGTATGCCACAAGAAATGGATTCCACAAAATTGTAAAGATGCTCATTGAAGCCATGGAAGGCTGTGGCGATTTGGAGAAAGGAGTTCTTAGGAAGGCAGACCTTCTAAAGGAAACGCCCTTGCATAAAGTTGTTAAAAAGGAATTTTCACTCAAAAAGGATGATGTTGATGTTAACTACTACCAGTGCTTACAGTTGTTACTGGAAAAGAAACGATACCTGGACATTGATGCTTTGGACGAATTTCATAACACTCCCCTTCACTATGCAGTCCTGTGCGAAGACCAAAGTTTTGTGCGTGCTCTTCTTTTGAATGGCTCCCACTTGGGTATTAGGAATAAGTTTGGAACACTcgctattactagaatacaagcATCTGTTCTTGAGGAGGTTCTGAATGATTgtattaaatacaagaataaTGTAGCTGACCGTGATTTTGAAATCATTCTGAGCTACAGCCTGTTAGCTCCACCTGAAGCTTCTCAACAACCAGAAACAGAATGTTTGAGATTCTTGAGTGGGTCAAGAAAACACAGGCGGCTTCTCCTGCATCCAATTATTGAcactttccttttccttaaaTGGCAGAGAATAAGGCAATATTATTTCTTCAACATCGTAGCCTACACACTCTTTCTCATACTTCTTACAGCTTATATCCTTATTTATCATGGTACTTACGCTGAACCTGCAGAAAATTCTGTTGTTACCTTAGCAGACAATTCATCCCTAAATGCTACTGCTACAGCAGAAGGAAATATGGGTAACTTCCTAGGGAAATTTATTCTTCAGGCATTGATTGCTCTTCTAGCTCTTTACATAGCAGTAAGAGAGGGCATTCAGTTTTTTGTATCATGGAGGCTCTATATAACACGTTTCGAAAACTGGTTGGAAATCTCGATCGTTACGCTCACTGTGTTCCTTCTCTTCGTACCAATGAACGTTGGAGTACAGCAGTCTCTTTCCGCCTGGCTAGTACTCTTCTCTTGGATTGAATTCATACTCATTCTTGGACGTCATCCCTACCTAGCTGTGTACATAACAATGTTTACTACAGTTACATACAACTTCTTAAAGTTCAttgttatgttttcttttatggtAATTGCTTTCAGTATCAGCTTTTTCCTagtctttcaaatgaatgaaaactttGAAACTTACCATCAAGCTCTTCTGAAAACAATTGCTATGACCACAGGAGAAATGGAGTACACTGAACTTCCCCTCTCTACATTCCCTGTATCATCTCGCCTCCTGTTTGCTGTTTTTGTATTCCTTATCGTCCTTGTCTTGATGAATCTGCTCAATGGTCTGGCTGTCAGTGACATCCAGCAGATTCAACAGGAAGCAGAGATTGTTAGTTACAGTAGCAGGGTAGAGCTAATTTCTTACATAGAATCTGTTTTTCTTGCAAGTCCATTCCAAAGAATACTTCCTGGCCCGATTGCATGTTGTGACAATGGTAAAGAAGACTGTTATTTTGCATCATGCCTGGATTCTCCTAACCCAGCTATGAAGCTTCTGAACTGGATGGGTAGGAGAACACTCATGTTTCACTCATGTCTTAGAGATCAcagaatttttgtttatcctaaCCGTGGCAGGGAACGCTGGCATGTTTGTTATTGCCACAAATTCCACATTAAGGAGGCACAGATAGAAGCCGCTAAAGATGTTGTCTTAGAAAAAGAGAACTCTGCAACCAACAGACGTCTGTCTGGCCTTGAAAATCGCCTTGATGAAGTTATGGCTGCCATAACCACCCTGACAGATAAGGTCAATAAGCATGTCCTTTGTCCCTCCCCACAGTGA